One Flavobacterium sp. 90 DNA segment encodes these proteins:
- the queG gene encoding tRNA epoxyqueuosine(34) reductase QueG has protein sequence MSINAKVTYSKFIKSEAKRLGFLSCGISKAGFLEEEAPRLEKWLNNNHHGQMAYMENYFDKRLDPTLLVDDAKSVVSLLLNYYPEETQTQESFKISKYAYGQDYHFVIKEKLKEFLHSIQENIGEVSGRAFVDSAPVLDRAWAAKSGLGWIGKSGNLLTQKVGSFYFIAELILDLDLEYDHATTDHCGSCTACIDACPTQAIVAPHVVDGSKCISYYTIELKENIPYEMKGKFDEWMFGCDTCQDVCPWNRFSKPHSEPLFNPNPELLSFSKKDWVEITEETFRAVFKNSPIKRTKFDGLKRNITFLE, from the coding sequence ATGAGCATTAATGCAAAAGTGACATATTCGAAATTTATAAAATCAGAAGCAAAACGCCTCGGTTTTCTTTCCTGCGGAATATCTAAAGCTGGATTTCTGGAAGAGGAAGCACCACGTCTTGAAAAATGGCTCAATAATAACCATCATGGTCAAATGGCTTATATGGAAAACTATTTTGACAAACGTTTAGATCCAACTTTATTGGTTGATGATGCTAAAAGTGTTGTCTCACTTTTACTAAATTATTATCCGGAAGAAACTCAAACTCAGGAAAGCTTTAAAATTTCTAAATATGCTTACGGTCAGGATTATCATTTTGTAATCAAAGAGAAATTAAAAGAATTTTTACATTCAATTCAAGAGAATATTGGAGAGGTTTCCGGACGAGCTTTTGTTGATTCGGCACCTGTCTTAGACAGAGCTTGGGCAGCAAAAAGTGGTTTGGGATGGATTGGTAAAAGTGGTAATCTGTTGACTCAAAAAGTTGGCTCTTTTTATTTTATTGCTGAACTTATACTTGATTTAGATTTAGAGTATGATCATGCAACAACAGATCATTGTGGTTCTTGTACAGCTTGCATTGACGCTTGTCCTACGCAAGCAATAGTTGCTCCTCATGTGGTTGACGGAAGTAAATGCATTTCTTATTATACAATCGAACTTAAAGAAAATATTCCTTATGAAATGAAAGGAAAATTTGACGAATGGATGTTTGGTTGTGATACTTGTCAGGATGTTTGTCCCTGGAATCGGTTCTCGAAACCCCATTCAGAACCTTTGTTTAATCCAAATCCAGAATTACTTTCTTTTTCTAAAAAAGACTGGGTCGAAATTACAGAAGAGACTTTTCGAGCAGTTTTTAAAAATTCTCCTATTAAAAGAACCAAGTTTGATGGTTTAAAACGCAATATTACTTTTCTGGAATAG
- a CDS encoding cytochrome P450 — MSENKKYNYPGRLSILRFFLNAEGVRRNPIPYHKRYFEEFGDSFSLKIGFSKHIILSRDNEIAQYILQKNQKNYHKSKFQSVYLSKYLGKGLLTVDGDFWLKQRRLIQPAFHKQKMNQLVENMNLTIASELDNLIEEKAIDLFPIMSQLAFNVVAKSLFQFSISEEKLTRIKFIIEEVQNFLIKEIRLPHKGWWFSVTGQVKKHLELAEENNGIIQEIIEQRLTSKEEINDLLNMLLETRYEDTGEGMSVKQLVDEIKILFIAGHETTANALTFTLHLLGRNADVQQKVLDEIIGIESQTNDIVEQLQKMTYTNAVLNESMRLYPPAWITDRENVTDDMLAGFHIKKETLIGVSFYELHRNPKYWVNPDEFNPERFLGEQKKLSMQYFYPFGAGPRMCIGAGFAIYEMCLTIAQIVKKYEIKSNTDEAQFNPLITLKPVGVEVSFSKR; from the coding sequence ATGTCTGAGAACAAAAAATATAATTACCCGGGCAGACTTTCGATATTAAGATTTTTTCTCAATGCTGAAGGAGTGCGTAGAAATCCAATTCCATACCATAAAAGATATTTTGAGGAATTTGGAGATTCTTTTTCTCTTAAAATTGGTTTTTCTAAGCATATCATTTTATCACGAGATAATGAAATTGCCCAGTATATTTTACAAAAAAATCAAAAGAATTATCATAAGTCAAAATTTCAATCTGTATATCTTTCAAAGTATTTAGGGAAAGGACTTTTGACTGTTGACGGTGATTTTTGGCTAAAGCAAAGAAGGTTAATTCAGCCAGCTTTTCATAAGCAAAAGATGAATCAGTTAGTTGAGAATATGAATTTGACTATTGCTTCTGAATTGGATAATTTAATAGAAGAAAAGGCAATTGATCTTTTTCCTATAATGAGTCAATTAGCCTTTAATGTTGTGGCTAAATCACTATTTCAATTTTCCATTTCAGAAGAAAAGCTAACTCGTATAAAATTTATTATTGAAGAAGTTCAGAATTTTTTAATCAAAGAAATTAGACTTCCACATAAAGGATGGTGGTTTTCTGTTACCGGACAGGTGAAAAAACATCTTGAATTGGCAGAAGAAAATAATGGAATCATTCAGGAAATCATTGAGCAGAGATTGACTTCGAAAGAAGAGATTAACGACTTGCTGAATATGCTTTTAGAAACCCGATATGAAGATACAGGAGAAGGCATGTCGGTTAAGCAATTAGTTGATGAAATAAAAATTTTGTTTATAGCTGGTCATGAAACAACTGCAAATGCTTTGACATTTACACTTCATCTTTTGGGAAGAAACGCTGATGTGCAACAAAAAGTTCTTGATGAGATTATCGGAATAGAATCTCAAACAAATGACATTGTTGAGCAACTTCAAAAAATGACCTATACAAATGCTGTTTTAAATGAATCGATGCGTTTGTATCCCCCTGCATGGATTACAGACAGGGAAAATGTTACTGATGATATGCTCGCAGGTTTTCATATAAAAAAGGAAACTCTTATTGGGGTTTCTTTTTACGAATTACATCGAAATCCTAAATATTGGGTAAACCCGGATGAATTTAATCCGGAACGATTTCTTGGAGAGCAGAAAAAGCTTTCTATGCAATACTTTTATCCTTTTGGCGCCGGTCCCAGAATGTGCATAGGAGCGGGGTTTGCTATTTATGAAATGTGTTTGACTATTGCTCAAATTGTAAAAAAATATGAGATTAAATCCAATACAGATGAAGCTCAGTTTAATCCTTTAATTACATTAAAACCAGTTGGTGTAGAAGTTTCATTCTCGAAAAGATGA
- the ruvB gene encoding Holliday junction branch migration DNA helicase RuvB, which produces MNENLDPTTNGYNPEELDLEKRLRPLSFDDFAGQDQVLENLKVFVAAANQRGEALDHTLFHGPPGLGKTTLANILANELEVGIKITSGPVLDKPGDLAGLLTNLDERDVLFIDEIHRLSPIVEEYLYSAMEDFKIDIMIESGPNARTVQINLNPFTLIGATTRSGLLTAPMRARFGISSRLQYYTTELLTTIVERSSSILKMPISLDAAIEIAGRSRGTPRIANALLRRVRDFAQIKGNGTIDLEIARYALKALNVDAHGLDEMDNKILLTIINKFKGGPVGLSTLATAVSESSETIEEVYEPFLIQEGFIMRTPRGREVTDKAYKHLGKINTNIQGGLF; this is translated from the coding sequence ATGAATGAGAACCTAGATCCCACTACAAATGGGTATAACCCAGAAGAATTAGATCTTGAAAAAAGATTACGTCCGCTGTCCTTTGATGATTTTGCCGGACAAGATCAAGTTTTAGAGAATTTGAAAGTTTTTGTAGCTGCAGCCAATCAACGTGGTGAAGCTCTTGATCATACACTTTTTCATGGTCCTCCCGGCTTAGGAAAAACTACTTTGGCAAATATTCTTGCTAATGAACTTGAAGTTGGAATTAAAATTACATCTGGTCCTGTTTTGGATAAACCTGGTGATTTGGCTGGTTTATTGACAAATCTTGATGAGAGAGACGTTTTATTTATTGATGAAATTCATCGTTTAAGTCCAATTGTCGAAGAGTATTTATATTCGGCAATGGAAGATTTTAAGATCGATATTATGATCGAATCTGGTCCAAATGCCAGAACGGTACAAATCAATTTAAATCCTTTTACTTTAATTGGTGCTACAACTCGTTCAGGATTATTAACGGCTCCAATGCGTGCACGTTTCGGAATTTCATCACGATTACAATATTATACTACTGAACTTTTGACAACTATTGTCGAAAGAAGTTCTTCTATACTTAAAATGCCAATATCATTGGATGCTGCTATCGAAATTGCTGGTAGAAGTCGTGGTACACCTCGTATAGCAAATGCTTTGTTGCGAAGAGTTCGAGATTTTGCACAGATTAAAGGCAACGGAACCATAGATCTTGAAATTGCACGTTATGCTTTAAAAGCACTTAATGTTGATGCGCACGGATTGGATGAAATGGATAATAAGATTCTATTGACGATTATTAATAAGTTCAAAGGTGGACCAGTTGGTCTTTCAACTTTGGCAACTGCCGTTTCGGAAAGTAGTGAAACCATTGAGGAAGTATATGAACCATTTTTGATTCAGGAAGGTTTTATTATGCGTACTCCGCGTGGTCGAGAAGTTACAGATAAGGCCTATAAACATTTGGGAAAAATAAACACCAACATTCAGGGTGGATTGTTTTAA
- a CDS encoding cbb3-type cytochrome c oxidase subunit I — protein MSAEAHDHDHGHDHEHEHHHKDTFITKYIFSIDHKMIAKQYLITGIIMGIIGIAMSLLFRMQLAWPEESFKIFNVLLGDKFAPDGVMANDIYLALVTIHGTIMVFFVLTAGLSGTFSNLLIPLQIGARDMASGFMNMISYWLFFLSAVIMLSSLFVEAGPASAGWTIYPPLSALPQAIPGSGTGMTLWLVSMAIFIASSLMGSLNYIVTVINLRTKGMSMTRLPLTIWTFFVTAIIGVISFPVLLSAALLLIFDRSFGTSFFLSDIYIAGEVLHYQGGSPVLFEHLFWFLGHPEVYIVILPAMGLVSEIMATNSRKPIFGYRAMIMSVLAIAFLSTIVWGHHMFISGMNPFLGSVFTFTTLLIAIPSAVKAFNWITTLWKGNLQFNPAMLFSIGMVSTFITGGLTGIILGDSTLDINVHDTYFVIAHFHLVMGISALYGMFAGIYHWFPKMYGKMLNKNLGYIHFWVTAVCAYGVFFPMHFIGLAGLPRRYYTNTNFPLFDDLQNVNVLITTFALVGGAFQLVFLYNFFSSIFYGKKAVQNPWRSTTLEWTTPVEHIHGNWPGEIPHVYRWPYDYSNPNHDVDFVPQNVPMKAGEEVLHH, from the coding sequence ATGTCAGCAGAAGCGCACGATCACGATCACGGACACGATCACGAGCACGAACATCATCATAAAGACACGTTCATTACTAAATATATATTTAGTATTGATCACAAAATGATTGCTAAGCAATACTTAATTACCGGTATTATCATGGGAATTATTGGTATTGCAATGTCTTTGCTTTTCAGAATGCAATTAGCATGGCCAGAAGAGTCTTTCAAAATCTTTAATGTTTTATTAGGAGATAAATTTGCACCAGATGGTGTAATGGCAAATGATATTTATTTGGCCTTAGTTACAATTCACGGTACTATCATGGTATTCTTTGTACTGACGGCTGGTTTAAGTGGTACTTTTAGTAACTTACTTATTCCACTTCAAATTGGAGCAAGAGATATGGCTTCTGGATTTATGAATATGATTTCATACTGGTTGTTTTTCTTGTCTGCTGTGATTATGTTGTCTTCTTTATTTGTTGAAGCTGGACCAGCTTCTGCAGGTTGGACAATTTATCCTCCATTAAGTGCATTGCCACAAGCAATTCCAGGTTCTGGAACAGGTATGACTTTATGGTTGGTTTCAATGGCAATCTTTATTGCATCTTCTTTAATGGGATCTTTAAATTACATTGTTACAGTTATCAACTTAAGAACTAAAGGAATGTCTATGACAAGACTTCCACTTACAATCTGGACATTCTTCGTAACAGCTATTATTGGTGTTATTTCATTTCCAGTATTGTTATCTGCAGCATTATTATTGATTTTTGATAGAAGTTTTGGTACTTCATTCTTCTTATCTGATATTTATATCGCTGGAGAAGTTTTACATTACCAAGGTGGTTCTCCAGTATTGTTCGAACACTTATTCTGGTTTTTAGGTCACCCTGAGGTTTATATCGTAATCTTACCTGCAATGGGTCTTGTTTCTGAAATTATGGCTACGAATTCTCGTAAACCAATTTTTGGATACAGAGCGATGATCATGTCAGTTCTTGCAATTGCATTTTTATCTACAATTGTTTGGGGTCACCACATGTTTATTTCAGGTATGAATCCTTTCTTAGGATCTGTATTTACCTTTACAACTTTATTGATTGCGATTCCATCTGCTGTAAAAGCGTTCAACTGGATCACAACATTATGGAAAGGTAACCTGCAATTTAACCCTGCAATGTTATTCTCTATCGGAATGGTTTCTACTTTCATCACTGGAGGTTTAACAGGAATCATTTTAGGAGATAGTACTTTAGATATTAATGTTCACGATACATACTTTGTAATTGCTCACTTTCACTTAGTAATGGGTATCTCTGCACTTTATGGAATGTTTGCTGGTATTTACCACTGGTTCCCTAAAATGTACGGAAAAATGTTGAACAAAAACTTAGGTTATATTCACTTTTGGGTAACAGCAGTTTGTGCTTACGGAGTTTTCTTCCCAATGCACTTTATAGGATTAGCTGGTCTACCAAGACGTTATTATACAAATACAAACTTCCCATTATTTGATGATTTACAAAATGTGAATGTTTTAATTACAACATTTGCTCTTGTAGGGGGAGCGTTCCAATTAGTATTCTTGTACAACTTCTTTAGTAGTATTTTCTACGGTAAGAAAGCAGTTCAGAATCCATGGAGATCTACAACATTAGAATGGACTACTCCAGTAGAACATATTCACGGTAACTGGCCAGGTGAAATTCCTCACGTATATCGTTGGCCGTATGACTATAGTAACCCAAATCACGATGTAGATTTTGTACCGCAAAATGTACCAATGAAAGCAGGTGAAGAAGTTTTACACCACTAA
- a CDS encoding cytochrome c oxidase subunit II, with the protein MTSLLVIIVLVLLAVALWQLTKIFDLTQVGSSSDDSQVASDNDNNIQGYIMFGFLAFIYIFTIYGLLKWGGLALHTPASEHGLLVDNLMNITWVLIFVVQFITQGLLYWFSFKNRGHKDKKALFFADSNKLEAIWSIIPSVVLACLILYGLYAWNNIMFVDKDEDVIEIELYAQQFKWTARYAGQDNVLGKANVRLIEGVNTLGVDMSDPNSQDDIVVSELHIPKGKKIHFKMRSQDVLHSAYMPHFRAQMNCVPGMVTEFAFIPTYTTSEYRELPFMVEKVANINKLRAEKSVELVAKGGTALDPYTFDYLLLCNKICGASHYNMQMKVVVDTPEEYKKWLSEKTTLAQDIKTAEAAKKPAEEAGAKATTDSTAKDTVKAVIDTVKAVVAKVAMK; encoded by the coding sequence ATGACAAGTTTGTTGGTAATTATAGTTTTAGTTTTATTAGCAGTTGCATTGTGGCAATTGACCAAGATATTTGATCTTACTCAAGTAGGATCTTCTTCGGACGATTCTCAGGTTGCATCGGATAATGATAATAATATTCAAGGGTATATTATGTTTGGCTTCTTAGCTTTCATATATATATTTACGATTTATGGTTTACTAAAATGGGGTGGTTTAGCACTTCATACTCCTGCTTCAGAGCATGGACTTTTAGTAGATAACTTAATGAATATTACTTGGGTTTTAATTTTTGTAGTTCAATTTATTACACAAGGTTTATTATATTGGTTCTCTTTCAAAAATAGAGGTCATAAAGATAAAAAAGCATTATTCTTTGCTGATAGTAATAAATTAGAAGCAATTTGGAGTATTATTCCATCTGTAGTTTTGGCTTGTTTGATTCTTTACGGATTGTACGCTTGGAACAACATTATGTTCGTTGATAAAGATGAAGATGTAATCGAAATCGAATTATATGCTCAACAATTCAAATGGACTGCAAGATATGCTGGACAAGATAATGTTTTAGGAAAAGCAAACGTACGTTTGATTGAAGGTGTGAATACTTTAGGAGTTGATATGTCAGATCCTAATTCTCAAGATGATATCGTAGTTTCTGAATTGCATATTCCAAAAGGTAAAAAGATACATTTCAAAATGCGTTCTCAAGACGTATTGCACTCAGCTTATATGCCTCACTTTAGAGCGCAAATGAACTGTGTTCCCGGAATGGTTACTGAGTTTGCTTTTATTCCAACTTACACAACTTCTGAATACAGAGAGTTACCATTTATGGTCGAAAAAGTTGCGAACATCAATAAACTAAGAGCTGAAAAAAGTGTTGAGTTAGTTGCTAAAGGTGGTACAGCTTTAGATCCTTATACATTTGATTATTTATTATTATGTAATAAAATTTGTGGAGCTTCTCATTACAACATGCAAATGAAAGTTGTTGTTGATACTCCTGAAGAGTATAAAAAATGGTTAAGCGAAAAAACTACTTTAGCACAGGATATTAAAACGGCTGAAGCTGCTAAAAAACCAGCTGAAGAAGCAGGAGCGAAAGCGACTACAGATAGTACTGCTAAAGATACTGTTAAAGCAGTTATTGATACTGTAAAAGCAGTTGTAGCTAAAGTTGCTATGAAATAA
- a CDS encoding quinol:cytochrome C oxidoreductase, whose product MYTFSSKLKTFSIILMALGILGIGYGFLTAPKDIQEVEKILAADAHGSHGAAHEATAETSHQEAGHHEAAEASHESHKGGEHETVNAADEHKEHLTHVLHQLQNKPWSALYVACIFFLLLSMGTLAFYAIQQVAQAGWSPVLFRVMQGITAYLPVGSIIFFVILILCGLHFNHVFVWLGEGVTDPASANYDKIIAGKAGYLNFTFWIIRAAIFLIGWNLYRYQSRKNCLAQDEANDDLYYKKNFKLTAGFLVFFIVSESIMSWDWIMSIDPHWFSTLFGWYVFASFFVSGITAIALVTVYLKSKGYLEYVNTSHIHDLAKFMFGISVFWTYLWFSQFMLIWYANIPEEVTYFVTRIQLYNLPFFGAVVMNFVFPLLILINTDFKRLSWVIVMAGIVILLGHYVDFFNMIMPGTVGDKWFIGVSEIASILFFLGLFIFVVFTALTKAPLLAKRNPFIEESKHFHY is encoded by the coding sequence ATGTATACATTTTCAAGTAAATTAAAAACTTTTTCTATCATCCTAATGGCCCTTGGTATATTAGGAATTGGATATGGTTTTTTAACTGCTCCTAAAGATATTCAAGAAGTTGAAAAAATTCTAGCTGCAGATGCACATGGATCTCATGGTGCTGCGCATGAAGCAACAGCAGAAACATCACATCAAGAAGCTGGACATCACGAAGCTGCTGAAGCTTCACATGAATCACACAAAGGTGGTGAGCATGAAACAGTAAATGCTGCTGATGAGCACAAAGAACATTTAACGCATGTATTGCACCAATTGCAAAATAAGCCTTGGTCAGCTTTATACGTTGCTTGTATTTTCTTCTTACTACTTTCTATGGGAACTTTAGCATTTTATGCTATTCAACAAGTTGCTCAGGCAGGTTGGTCTCCAGTTTTGTTTAGAGTTATGCAAGGAATCACGGCTTACTTACCAGTAGGTTCAATTATTTTCTTTGTTATTTTAATTCTTTGCGGGTTGCACTTTAATCATGTTTTTGTATGGTTAGGTGAAGGGGTTACTGATCCTGCTAGTGCAAATTATGATAAAATTATCGCTGGTAAAGCAGGTTATTTAAACTTCACTTTCTGGATTATTAGAGCGGCTATCTTTTTAATAGGATGGAATTTATATCGTTACCAATCTAGAAAAAATTGTTTAGCTCAAGACGAAGCTAACGATGATCTATATTACAAAAAGAACTTTAAGTTAACTGCTGGTTTCTTAGTATTCTTTATCGTGTCTGAGTCTATTATGTCTTGGGATTGGATTATGTCAATTGATCCACACTGGTTCAGTACTTTATTTGGATGGTATGTTTTCGCATCTTTCTTTGTAAGTGGTATTACTGCAATTGCATTAGTAACTGTTTACTTAAAATCTAAAGGATATTTAGAGTATGTAAATACAAGCCATATTCATGATTTAGCTAAATTTATGTTTGGTATTAGTGTTTTCTGGACTTATTTATGGTTCTCTCAATTCATGTTAATCTGGTATGCTAACATTCCGGAAGAGGTAACTTACTTCGTAACAAGAATTCAATTATACAATTTACCATTCTTTGGTGCTGTAGTTATGAACTTTGTGTTCCCATTATTAATATTAATCAACACAGACTTCAAACGTCTTAGCTGGGTTATTGTAATGGCAGGTATTGTTATCTTATTAGGTCACTATGTAGATTTCTTTAATATGATTATGCCTGGTACAGTTGGAGATAAATGGTTTATTGGAGTTTCTGAAATTGCATCTATACTTTTCTTCTTAGGTTTATTTATTTTTGTTGTATTTACTGCATTAACTAAAGCTCCTTTGTTAGCAAAAAGAAATCCTTTCATTGAAGAAAGTAAACATTTTCATTATTAA
- a CDS encoding cytochrome c — MKRIYKITLLVGITILVSSCHNNSAPNYQYFPNMYESVGYETYSEAKIFKGGKEGQLPAEGSINRGFEPYEYENSTAGYELAKANLKSPLDSIERNSGKGKELFEIYCISCHGATGNGKGKLVEREKFLGVPNYKDRDITEGSIFHVETYGLNAMGSHANQLSAHERWLVADYVLKLRSQL; from the coding sequence ATGAAAAGGATATATAAAATAACACTTTTAGTTGGTATAACTATTTTAGTTTCATCTTGCCACAATAATTCGGCACCAAACTATCAGTATTTCCCTAATATGTATGAGTCTGTAGGATATGAAACCTATTCAGAAGCAAAAATATTTAAAGGTGGAAAAGAAGGACAGCTTCCTGCAGAAGGAAGTATCAATAGAGGTTTTGAGCCTTATGAATATGAAAATTCAACTGCAGGTTACGAATTGGCAAAAGCTAATTTAAAATCTCCTTTGGATTCTATCGAAAGAAATTCCGGAAAAGGAAAAGAACTTTTCGAAATTTACTGTATTAGTTGTCATGGTGCAACTGGAAACGGTAAAGGTAAATTGGTTGAAAGAGAAAAATTTCTTGGAGTACCTAACTATAAAGACAGAGACATCACTGAAGGAAGTATCTTTCACGTTGAAACTTATGGTCTAAATGCAATGGGTTCGCATGCAAATCAATTAAGTGCCCACGAACGTTGGTTAGTTGCTGACTATGTTCTAAAACTAAGAAGCCAATTATAA
- a CDS encoding DUF3341 domain-containing protein translates to MSNKVIYAIYNDDDILMDAVKKTRAAHHHIEEVFTPFPVHGLDKAMGLAPTRLAICAFLYGCVGISVATTMMSYIMIHDWPQDIGGKPSFSFIQNMPAFVPIMFEMTVFFAAHLMVITFYMRSRLWPFKEAENPDVRTTDDHFLMEVAVNDNEVELVSFFEGTGAVEVKVIEKN, encoded by the coding sequence ATGAGTAATAAAGTAATATACGCCATTTATAATGACGATGATATTTTGATGGATGCAGTAAAGAAAACCAGAGCTGCTCATCATCATATTGAAGAAGTTTTTACTCCATTCCCAGTTCACGGATTGGATAAAGCTATGGGTTTAGCACCAACAAGATTAGCAATTTGTGCATTTTTATATGGATGTGTTGGTATTTCTGTTGCAACAACCATGATGAGTTATATCATGATTCATGACTGGCCACAGGATATTGGAGGTAAACCAAGTTTTAGCTTCATTCAAAATATGCCTGCATTTGTGCCTATTATGTTTGAGATGACAGTATTTTTTGCTGCTCACTTAATGGTAATTACTTTTTATATGAGAAGTAGATTATGGCCATTCAAAGAAGCTGAGAATCCTGATGTAAGAACAACAGATGACCATTTTTTAATGGAAGTTGCTGTAAATGATAACGAAGTAGAACTAGTTTCTTTTTTCGAAGGTACAGGAGCTGTTGAAGTTAAAGTAATTGAAAAGAATTAA
- the nrfD gene encoding NrfD/PsrC family molybdoenzyme membrane anchor subunit produces the protein MSSHYEAPIRKPLVIGDKSYHDVTVDVAAPVEGPANKHWWIVFSIALIAFLWGLGCIIYTVSTGIGTWGLNKTVGWAWDITNFVWWVGIGHAGTLISAVLLLFRQRWRMAINRSAEAMTIFSVVQAGLFPIIHMGRPWLAYWVLPIPNQFGSLWVNFNSPLLWDVFAISTYLSVSLVFWWTGLLPDFAMLRDRAVTPFTKRVYSILSFGWSGRAKDWQRFEEVSLVLAGLATPLVLSVHTIVSMDFATSVIPGWHTTIFPPYFVAGAVFSGFAMVNTLLIVMRKVSNLEAYITLQHIELMNIVIMITGSIVGVAYITELFVAWYSGVEYEQYAFLNRATGPYWWAYWSMMTCNVFSPQFMWFKKLRTSIMFSFIISIVVNIGMWFERFVIIVTSLHRDYLPSSWTMFSPTFVDIGIFIGTIGFFFVLFLLYSRTFPVIAQAEVKTILKGTGDNYIRERANKDSHHE, from the coding sequence ATGTCGTCTCACTACGAAGCACCCATTAGAAAACCTTTAGTTATTGGTGATAAATCTTATCACGATGTAACTGTAGATGTAGCTGCGCCTGTTGAAGGACCTGCAAACAAACATTGGTGGATTGTATTTTCAATCGCACTAATAGCCTTCCTTTGGGGGTTAGGTTGTATAATTTACACCGTATCTACCGGTATTGGAACATGGGGATTAAATAAAACAGTTGGTTGGGCTTGGGATATCACGAACTTCGTTTGGTGGGTTGGTATTGGTCACGCCGGAACATTAATTTCTGCGGTATTATTACTTTTCCGTCAACGTTGGAGAATGGCGATTAACCGTTCTGCAGAAGCGATGACTATCTTCTCTGTTGTTCAGGCTGGTTTATTTCCAATTATTCACATGGGACGTCCATGGTTAGCGTATTGGGTTTTACCTATTCCAAATCAATTTGGATCTTTATGGGTAAACTTTAACTCACCATTACTTTGGGACGTTTTCGCAATCTCAACATATCTTTCAGTATCATTAGTGTTCTGGTGGACTGGTTTATTGCCTGACTTTGCAATGCTACGTGATAGAGCGGTAACTCCTTTTACAAAAAGAGTTTATTCTATCCTAAGTTTTGGATGGAGTGGAAGAGCTAAAGATTGGCAACGTTTTGAAGAAGTATCATTAGTATTAGCTGGTTTAGCTACTCCTCTTGTACTTTCTGTACACACGATTGTATCGATGGACTTTGCTACTTCTGTAATTCCTGGATGGCATACAACAATTTTCCCTCCATACTTCGTTGCTGGAGCGGTATTCTCAGGATTTGCAATGGTAAACACATTGTTGATCGTTATGAGAAAAGTATCTAATCTTGAAGCTTATATTACACTACAACATATTGAGTTAATGAATATTGTAATCATGATTACAGGTTCTATAGTTGGTGTAGCATATATTACTGAGTTATTTGTGGCTTGGTATTCAGGAGTAGAATATGAGCAATATGCGTTCTTAAACAGAGCTACCGGACCTTACTGGTGGGCATATTGGTCGATGATGACTTGTAACGTTTTCTCTCCACAATTTATGTGGTTCAAGAAATTAAGAACAAGTATCATGTTCTCTTTTATTATTTCGATTGTAGTAAACATCGGAATGTGGTTTGAAAGATTCGTAATTATTGTTACTTCTTTGCATAGAGATTACCTTCCATCTTCTTGGACAATGTTTTCACCAACATTTGTTGATATTGGAATTTTCATTGGAACAATTGGTTTCTTCTTCGTATTGTTTTTATTATACTCTAGAACATTCCCTGTAATTGCTCAGGCAGAGGTTAAAACAATTTTGAAAGGAACAGGAGATAATTACATTAGAGAAAGAGCAAATAAAGATTCACATCATGAGTAA